Proteins encoded by one window of Streptomyces clavuligerus:
- a CDS encoding cytochrome P450, producing the protein MQTVPDYPGHTFAGSPVPLPREPVARVRLPSGDTVWLVTGYEEVRTALTHPLLSRQVGADDPQVGSAGVIGGARGGVRTLQSDGAAHGAVRRLAARPFTPRRVARLRERIQGITDGLLDTMERSGSPADLVSSFAYPLPITVICELFAVPEGDRARFGVWSDRIVTLLGISEQEVADARDALQGYLHELVTARRAEPGDDVVSGWLTADENGDRLTDDEVVRLSQTVIIGGYETTVNSISAGMWRLFQHPEQLAAVRADPGLLRGTVEEILRYQPQGLFFLIMVARGDLELGGVTIREGDGVMPLPNAANRDAARFADPARFDIHRPPGGHVAFGHGAHACLGSALARIELEVALGTLLGRFPGLRPAVADLDELAWRGDRLVCGLRELPVRW; encoded by the coding sequence ATGCAGACGGTCCCCGACTACCCCGGCCACACCTTCGCCGGGAGCCCCGTCCCGCTGCCCCGGGAACCCGTGGCCCGGGTGCGGCTGCCCAGCGGCGACACCGTCTGGCTGGTCACCGGGTACGAGGAGGTGCGCACCGCGCTGACCCATCCGCTGCTCTCCCGGCAGGTGGGCGCGGACGATCCGCAGGTGGGCTCGGCGGGGGTGATCGGCGGCGCCCGGGGCGGCGTACGGACCCTCCAGAGCGACGGGGCCGCGCACGGCGCGGTACGGCGGCTGGCGGCCCGGCCGTTCACCCCGCGCAGGGTCGCCCGGCTGCGGGAGCGCATCCAGGGGATCACCGACGGCCTCCTCGACACCATGGAGCGGTCCGGCTCCCCGGCGGACCTCGTCTCCTCGTTCGCGTATCCGCTGCCGATCACGGTGATCTGCGAGCTGTTCGCCGTGCCGGAGGGGGACCGGGCCCGCTTCGGCGTCTGGTCGGACCGGATCGTCACCCTGCTCGGCATCAGCGAGCAGGAGGTGGCCGACGCCCGGGACGCCCTCCAGGGCTATCTGCACGAGCTGGTGACCGCCCGGCGGGCCGAACCCGGCGACGATGTCGTCAGCGGCTGGCTGACGGCCGACGAGAACGGCGACCGGCTCACCGACGACGAGGTGGTCCGGCTCTCCCAGACGGTGATCATCGGCGGCTACGAGACGACCGTGAACTCCATCAGCGCCGGTATGTGGCGGCTCTTCCAGCACCCGGAGCAGCTCGCGGCGGTGCGCGCGGACCCCGGGCTGCTGCGCGGCACCGTCGAGGAGATCCTCCGGTATCAGCCGCAGGGGCTCTTCTTCCTGATCATGGTGGCCCGGGGCGATCTGGAGCTGGGCGGGGTGACCATCCGGGAGGGGGACGGGGTCATGCCGCTGCCCAACGCCGCCAACCGGGACGCCGCCCGCTTCGCCGACCCGGCCCGCTTCGACATCCACCGGCCGCCCGGCGGACATGTCGCCTTCGGCCATGGGGCGCACGCCTGTCTGGGCTCCGCGCTGGCCCGCATCGAGCTGGAGGTGGCGCTCGGGACGCTGCTCGGCCGCTTCCCGGGGCTGCGGCCCGCCGTCGCCGACCTGGACGAGCTGGCCTGGCGCGGCGACCGGCTGGTGTGCGGGCTGAGGGAGCTCCCGGTGCGCTGGTGA
- a CDS encoding anti-sigma factor family protein: MSTQRHDGGLLGAYVLGVLDTDESRAVEDHLAGCTRCREETRALRELETSLGEVPPEIFLDGPPQGGDLMLQRTLRQARQERRGAEWRRRSALAAVAVVAAAAVLGAGVAIGRTTAGGDGAPPVAVPTVTVTPTPPAPPPGVVLASARDTGTGAHMAVRMTPAHQWVRVNVAVTGVPAGELCRLIVVTKDGERRVAGGWRVGSAEKGANLDGSAAVAREDVAAVVVENEAGKSYVTTPIRV, translated from the coding sequence ATGAGCACCCAGCGGCACGACGGCGGACTGCTCGGCGCCTATGTGCTCGGCGTACTCGACACGGACGAGTCCCGCGCCGTCGAGGACCATCTGGCGGGCTGCACCCGGTGCCGTGAGGAGACCAGGGCCCTGCGGGAGCTGGAGACGTCCCTCGGCGAGGTGCCGCCCGAGATCTTCCTCGACGGCCCGCCCCAGGGCGGCGATCTGATGCTCCAGCGCACCCTGCGCCAGGCGCGCCAGGAGCGGCGCGGAGCCGAGTGGCGGCGGCGCTCCGCCCTCGCCGCCGTCGCCGTGGTGGCCGCCGCGGCCGTCCTGGGCGCGGGCGTGGCGATCGGCCGCACGACGGCGGGCGGCGACGGGGCCCCGCCCGTCGCGGTCCCCACGGTGACCGTGACACCCACCCCGCCCGCGCCCCCGCCCGGCGTCGTCCTCGCCTCGGCGCGCGACACCGGCACCGGGGCCCATATGGCGGTCCGGATGACCCCCGCCCACCAGTGGGTCCGGGTGAACGTCGCCGTCACCGGCGTCCCCGCCGGAGAGCTGTGCCGACTGATCGTCGTGACGAAGGACGGCGAGCGGCGGGTGGCCGGAGGCTGGCGGGTCGGCAGCGCCGAGAAGGGCGCGAATCTCGACGGGTCCGCCGCCGTCGCGCGCGAGGACGTGGCCGCCGTCGTCGTGGAGAACGAGGCCGGGAAGAGCTATGTGACCACCCCGATCCGCGTCTGA
- a CDS encoding sigma-70 family RNA polymerase sigma factor, which translates to MAALWSRSRQKTSDDVLIRALYEEHGRALLGYAQRLTGDLGAAEDIVQETLIRAWRHPESLVNGKGSVRGWLLTVARNIVTDRYRARAARPTEVAESPSNGPVEQDHAEAVVDSMVVMEALDQLSPDHREVLKEIYFQGRTVAEAAQALGIPAGTVKSRSHYALKALRELYTEKPRTARLTVVKGAVA; encoded by the coding sequence ATGGCGGCACTGTGGTCCCGCTCTCGGCAGAAGACCAGCGACGACGTACTGATCCGCGCCCTGTACGAGGAGCACGGACGAGCCCTGCTCGGCTACGCGCAACGGCTCACCGGTGACCTCGGCGCCGCCGAGGACATCGTCCAGGAGACCCTGATCCGGGCCTGGCGCCACCCCGAGTCCCTGGTCAACGGGAAGGGCTCGGTCCGGGGCTGGCTCCTCACCGTGGCCCGCAACATCGTCACCGACCGCTACCGGGCCAGGGCGGCCCGCCCCACCGAGGTCGCGGAGTCCCCCTCCAACGGCCCGGTGGAGCAGGACCACGCCGAGGCGGTCGTCGACTCGATGGTCGTGATGGAGGCGCTGGACCAGCTCTCGCCCGACCACCGGGAGGTCCTGAAGGAGATCTACTTCCAGGGGCGCACGGTCGCGGAGGCGGCACAGGCGCTCGGCATCCCCGCGGGTACGGTCAAGTCCCGTTCGCACTACGCCCTGAAGGCCCTCAGAGAGCTGTACACGGAGAAACCCAGGACAGCGAGGCTGACCGTGGTGAAGGGAGCGGTGGCATGA
- a CDS encoding response regulator transcription factor encodes MTRMAPETPHGPPAVSPSPRRDPGTRVGAPAPAGLSRPDGTPLRLLVVDDEAPLAELLSMALRYEGWEVRSAGDGSTAVRTAREFRPDAVVLDVMLPDMDGLTVLARLRRERPEVPVLFLTARDAVEDRIAGLTAGGDDYVTKPFSLEEVVVRLRGLLRRSGAVSARPDTVLVVGDLTLDEESHEVSRGGQAIRLTATEFELLRCLMRSPRRVLSKAQILDRVWSYDFGGQANVVEIYISYLRRKIDAGRAPMIHTRRGAGYLLMPAEGT; translated from the coding sequence ATGACCCGGATGGCCCCCGAGACCCCGCATGGACCACCCGCCGTCTCCCCCTCCCCCCGGCGGGACCCGGGCACGCGCGTCGGCGCCCCCGCCCCGGCCGGACTCTCCCGGCCGGACGGCACCCCGCTGCGGCTGCTCGTGGTGGACGACGAGGCCCCGCTGGCCGAACTGCTCTCGATGGCCCTGAGATACGAGGGCTGGGAGGTGCGCTCCGCGGGGGACGGGAGCACCGCCGTCCGCACCGCGCGGGAGTTCCGGCCGGACGCGGTGGTGCTCGACGTCATGCTCCCCGACATGGACGGACTGACGGTCCTCGCCCGGCTGCGGCGCGAACGGCCCGAGGTGCCCGTCCTCTTCCTCACCGCGCGGGACGCCGTCGAGGACCGTATCGCCGGACTCACCGCGGGCGGCGACGACTACGTCACCAAACCCTTCTCCCTGGAGGAGGTCGTCGTCCGGCTGCGCGGACTGCTGCGCCGCTCCGGAGCTGTGTCGGCCCGCCCCGACACCGTGCTCGTCGTCGGGGACCTCACTCTCGACGAGGAGAGTCACGAGGTCAGCAGGGGCGGCCAGGCCATCCGTCTGACGGCAACCGAGTTCGAGCTGCTGCGCTGCCTGATGCGCAGCCCGCGCCGCGTCCTGAGCAAGGCGCAGATCCTCGACCGGGTCTGGTCGTACGACTTCGGCGGCCAGGCCAACGTCGTCGAGATCTATATCTCCTATCTCCGCCGCAAGATCGACGCGGGCCGCGCCCCGATGATCCACACCCGGCGCGGCGCGGGCTATCTGCTGATGCCCGCGGAGGGGACATGA
- a CDS encoding sensor histidine kinase codes for MRRRWAGWSLRTRLVALTVVLLTLVLTAIPLITGLVVEASLHAELDDRVNKLAVVLRAEDERRQRHRGTDPTRCPAGGSGRDGLGFIRSAGTLFGTVGVETRDGEVIDGAVLDRAREGLRPLTGEQSAAVADMPPDRGPRTRTVPGLGDYRLIAHRAHGGEVMITGLPMGEVENTVSRFLTVHAGVSVGGIVLVGLAAAAAVSLTLRPLRRIAQTATRVSEQTLHKGEVAELERVPEGDTRPGTEAGQVGAALNRLLDHVGAALSARHASETRVRQFVADASHELRTPLASIRGYAELTRRSGERPPPRTAHALRRVESEADRMTSLVEDLLLLARLDSGRPLAPAPVELSALVIDAVSDARAVGPEHRWRLELPDEPVRVEADPDRLLQILVNLLANARAHTPAGTTVTVSVHEERGGHPAHGPGGEPVGRGERAGGDAVVITVRDDGPGIPPELLPQVFERFAKGESSRSRVAGSSGLGLAIVRALVLAHDGTVDVSSAPGRTAFVVRLPYETTDTTGTADTAEPAEPAGTAGGTGSAGGEAPEPGAEQGPPGTRATAVAPARAGTGTA; via the coding sequence ATGAGACGGAGGTGGGCCGGGTGGTCGCTGCGCACCCGGCTCGTCGCCCTCACCGTCGTCCTGCTGACGCTGGTGCTCACCGCGATCCCGCTGATCACCGGGCTCGTGGTCGAGGCGTCCCTCCACGCCGAACTCGACGACCGGGTGAACAAGCTCGCCGTCGTGCTGCGGGCGGAGGACGAGCGGCGGCAGCGCCACCGGGGCACGGACCCGACCCGGTGCCCGGCCGGCGGCTCCGGACGGGACGGACTCGGCTTCATCCGGAGCGCGGGCACCCTCTTCGGTACCGTCGGGGTCGAGACGCGCGACGGTGAGGTCATCGACGGCGCCGTCCTCGACCGCGCCAGGGAAGGGCTGCGACCGCTGACCGGCGAGCAGTCCGCCGCCGTCGCGGACATGCCCCCGGACCGCGGGCCCCGCACCCGTACCGTCCCCGGGCTGGGCGACTACCGGCTGATCGCCCACCGCGCCCACGGGGGCGAGGTGATGATCACCGGGCTGCCGATGGGCGAGGTCGAGAACACGGTGAGCCGGTTCCTCACCGTCCACGCCGGGGTCTCGGTCGGCGGGATCGTCCTCGTCGGCCTCGCCGCCGCGGCGGCCGTCTCACTGACCCTCCGGCCGCTGCGGAGGATCGCCCAGACCGCCACCCGGGTCTCCGAACAGACCCTGCACAAGGGCGAGGTGGCCGAGTTGGAACGGGTACCGGAGGGCGACACCCGCCCCGGGACCGAGGCCGGCCAGGTCGGGGCCGCGCTGAACCGGCTGCTCGACCATGTCGGGGCCGCGCTGTCGGCCCGGCACGCCAGCGAGACACGGGTGCGGCAGTTCGTCGCCGACGCCAGCCATGAGCTGCGGACACCGCTCGCCTCCATCCGGGGGTACGCGGAGCTGACCCGCCGGAGCGGCGAACGGCCCCCGCCGCGCACCGCGCACGCGCTGCGCCGTGTGGAGTCCGAGGCCGACCGGATGACCTCCCTGGTCGAGGATCTGCTGCTGCTCGCCCGGCTGGACTCCGGCCGTCCGCTGGCACCCGCGCCCGTGGAGCTGTCGGCGCTCGTCATCGACGCCGTCAGCGACGCCAGGGCGGTGGGTCCCGAGCACCGCTGGCGGCTCGAACTCCCCGATGAGCCCGTGCGGGTGGAGGCGGACCCGGACCGGCTGCTCCAGATCCTCGTCAACCTCCTCGCCAACGCCCGCGCGCACACCCCGGCCGGAACCACCGTCACCGTCTCCGTCCACGAGGAACGAGGGGGACACCCGGCGCACGGGCCGGGCGGGGAGCCCGTGGGACGGGGGGAGCGCGCGGGCGGGGACGCGGTGGTCATCACCGTCCGCGACGACGGCCCCGGCATCCCGCCGGAGCTGCTGCCGCAGGTCTTCGAGCGCTTCGCCAAGGGGGAGTCCTCCCGCTCCCGGGTCGCCGGAAGCAGTGGTCTCGGGCTCGCCATCGTCCGGGCCCTGGTGCTCGCGCACGACGGCACCGTCGACGTCAGCAGCGCGCCCGGCCGCACGGCCTTCGTGGTGCGGCTGCCGTACGAGACCACCGACACCACCGGCACCGCTGACACCGCCGAGCCCGCCGAGCCCGCCGGGACCGCCGGGGGCACGGGGAGCGCCGGGGGCGAGGCCCCGGAGCCGGGGGCGGAACAGGGGCCGCCGGGGACCCGGGCCACGGCGGTGGCGCCCGCGCGGGCGGGGACGGGGACGGCCTAG
- the mrdA gene encoding penicillin-binding protein 2 gives MSNIPETGRTPRVRIRLVVVQILVVSLLLTLGGRLWHLQIREGERYAEKASGNRVQRVVQPAVRGAILDARGAPIADNETRLVVSASRTELLKAPDRGRAVLTRLAGVLGLPARELMDKVRLCDSKTPRPCWNGSPYQPIPLTDEATARQALQIRERSEQFPGITAEPTAVRRYPGPGGANTAQVLGYLSPVTDEELRAAQTSDSPYLRSDQVGRSGLERQYDDILRGRAGITEYEVDHLGRVIGRSGDTPATPGANLITSIDARVQRIAEYELNEAMKAARKDWDRNTRRNYEADSGAVVVMEARTGRIVAMASNPSYDPNAWVGGISAKDYRKLTGENSNHPLLNRAIQGVAAPGSIFKVIPTVAAVNAGYPFDGRYECSSSYSIGGRSFGNFESKAYGPIDLGRALEVSCDTVYYRLAHEEWRKDGGLTPKKGAKDWFYRTAHQFGLGKTTGVDLPNEVTGRVPDHRWKQEYWEANKDSWCEHGKRDGTMLEQFSWENCRQGNQVRAGDSVNYSIGQGDTLTTPIQMATIYAALANGGTLYTPSVGKAVVSADGRKIREIEPKAHGKLPMDRVTRDKMDQALAGVATARGTAGWRFVGWPQEQIPIRAKTSTAEVFGKQTTSWFATYTDDYAVVLTISQGGTGSGGSAPAVRKIYNALYGVAEDGTIDRSRALLPTPQRKLPAIRPDGSIDAPRIRAYRPGAEGPAERPLRREP, from the coding sequence ATGAGCAATATCCCGGAGACCGGCCGGACTCCGAGGGTCCGGATACGGCTCGTGGTCGTCCAGATACTGGTGGTCTCCCTGCTGCTGACCCTCGGCGGCCGGCTCTGGCACCTCCAGATCCGGGAGGGCGAGCGGTACGCGGAGAAGGCGTCGGGGAACCGGGTCCAGCGGGTCGTCCAGCCCGCCGTGCGCGGCGCCATCCTCGACGCGCGCGGGGCCCCGATCGCGGACAACGAGACCCGGCTGGTCGTCTCCGCCTCCCGGACCGAGCTGCTGAAGGCGCCGGACCGGGGCAGGGCCGTGCTGACCCGGCTCGCCGGGGTCCTCGGCCTGCCCGCGCGGGAGCTGATGGACAAGGTCCGGCTGTGCGACAGCAAGACCCCCCGGCCCTGCTGGAACGGCTCGCCGTACCAGCCCATCCCGCTCACCGACGAGGCCACCGCCCGGCAGGCGCTCCAGATCCGCGAGCGCTCCGAGCAGTTCCCCGGCATCACCGCCGAGCCCACCGCCGTGCGCCGCTACCCCGGCCCCGGCGGCGCCAACACCGCGCAGGTACTCGGCTACCTCTCCCCCGTCACCGACGAGGAACTGCGGGCCGCGCAGACGTCCGACTCCCCCTACCTCCGCTCCGACCAGGTGGGGCGCAGCGGTCTGGAGCGGCAGTACGACGACATCCTGCGCGGCAGGGCGGGCATCACCGAATACGAGGTCGACCATCTCGGCCGGGTCATCGGCCGCTCCGGCGACACCCCCGCGACCCCCGGCGCCAACCTGATCACCAGCATCGACGCCCGGGTGCAGCGGATCGCCGAGTACGAGCTGAACGAGGCCATGAAGGCCGCCCGCAAGGACTGGGACCGCAACACCCGCAGGAACTACGAGGCCGACTCCGGCGCGGTCGTCGTGATGGAGGCGAGGACGGGCCGCATCGTCGCCATGGCGTCCAATCCGTCCTACGACCCCAACGCCTGGGTCGGCGGCATATCCGCCAAGGACTACCGGAAGCTCACCGGTGAGAACTCCAACCACCCGCTGCTGAACCGGGCGATCCAGGGCGTGGCGGCCCCCGGCTCGATCTTCAAGGTCATACCGACGGTGGCCGCCGTCAACGCGGGCTACCCCTTCGACGGGCGGTACGAGTGCTCCAGCTCGTACTCGATCGGCGGCCGGTCCTTCGGGAACTTCGAGTCCAAGGCGTACGGCCCCATCGACCTCGGCCGCGCCCTGGAGGTCTCCTGCGACACCGTGTACTACCGCCTCGCCCACGAGGAGTGGCGCAAGGACGGCGGCCTCACCCCGAAGAAGGGCGCGAAGGACTGGTTCTACAGGACCGCCCACCAGTTCGGCCTCGGGAAGACGACCGGCGTCGACCTGCCGAACGAGGTCACCGGCCGGGTCCCCGACCACCGGTGGAAGCAGGAGTACTGGGAGGCGAACAAGGACTCCTGGTGCGAGCACGGCAAGCGCGACGGCACCATGCTGGAGCAGTTCTCCTGGGAGAACTGCCGCCAGGGCAACCAGGTCCGCGCCGGTGACTCCGTGAACTACTCCATCGGCCAGGGCGACACCCTCACCACCCCCATCCAGATGGCGACGATCTACGCGGCCCTCGCCAACGGCGGCACCCTCTACACGCCGAGCGTGGGCAAGGCGGTCGTCAGCGCCGACGGCCGGAAGATCCGGGAGATCGAGCCGAAGGCGCACGGGAAGCTGCCCATGGACCGGGTGACCCGCGACAAGATGGACCAGGCCCTGGCCGGGGTCGCGACCGCCCGGGGCACGGCGGGCTGGCGGTTCGTCGGCTGGCCGCAGGAGCAGATCCCGATCCGGGCCAAGACGAGCACCGCCGAGGTCTTCGGCAAGCAGACCACCTCGTGGTTCGCCACCTACACCGACGACTACGCGGTCGTTCTGACGATCTCCCAGGGCGGTACGGGCTCCGGCGGCTCCGCCCCCGCCGTCCGCAAGATCTACAACGCGCTGTACGGCGTCGCGGAGGACGGCACCATCGACCGTTCCCGGGCGCTGCTCCCCACCCCGCAGCGGAAGCTGCCCGCGATCCGGCCCGACGGCTCCATCGACGCGCCGAGGATCCGGGCGTACCGGCCCGGGGCCGAGGGGCCCGCGGAGCGGCCCCTGCGGCGCGAGCCCTGA
- a CDS encoding flavin-containing monooxygenase: MSGMDTAIVIGGGQAGLGTAFALRNQGFCPVVLEAGPEPVGSWPHYYDSLVVFTPARFFSLPGMPFPGAPGHFPARDEVVAYLRQYASRLDCEIRTGARVVSVVADRDGYAVTTADGTRLHGAVVVAASGCFGNPHRPGLPGLADWTGRVLHSCEYRTPEPFAGQRVVVVGSGTSAVQIAVELSGGARTSIASRRPIRFTRPRDFDPREYVWRTFEQIGRIPVGPLLPSAAVSFFRAVPDSSGAQRRAVEQGRPDRRPLFSGAEGRELIWPDGTREQVDTVVLCTGYLPALEYLRPLGALTPDGRPRQRHGLSTSHPGLAYVGVEGQHTLLSAALHGVGTDARHIARGLRAHIVRGEPALRRPAVRDGTAGRPRFSPPPGDPEPSVPRTRRSR; the protein is encoded by the coding sequence ATGAGCGGCATGGACACCGCGATCGTCATCGGAGGCGGCCAGGCAGGCTTAGGCACCGCCTTCGCCCTGCGCAACCAGGGCTTCTGCCCCGTCGTCCTGGAGGCGGGACCGGAGCCGGTGGGCTCCTGGCCCCACTACTACGACAGCCTCGTCGTCTTCACCCCCGCACGCTTCTTCTCCCTCCCCGGGATGCCCTTCCCCGGTGCCCCCGGCCACTTCCCGGCCCGGGACGAGGTCGTCGCCTATCTGCGGCAGTACGCCTCCCGGCTCGACTGCGAGATCCGTACCGGCGCCCGGGTGGTCTCCGTCGTCGCCGACCGGGACGGATATGCCGTCACCACGGCCGACGGCACCCGGCTGCACGGCGCCGTCGTCGTCGCGGCCAGCGGCTGCTTCGGCAACCCCCACCGGCCCGGGCTGCCGGGGCTCGCCGACTGGACCGGCAGGGTGCTGCACTCCTGCGAGTACCGCACACCCGAACCCTTCGCCGGACAGCGGGTCGTGGTGGTCGGCTCGGGGACCTCCGCCGTGCAGATCGCCGTGGAACTCTCCGGCGGCGCCCGCACCTCGATCGCGAGCCGCCGGCCGATCCGGTTCACCCGGCCGCGCGACTTCGACCCGCGGGAGTACGTCTGGCGGACGTTCGAGCAGATCGGGCGGATACCCGTCGGCCCGCTGCTGCCGTCCGCGGCCGTGTCGTTCTTCCGGGCCGTCCCCGACTCCAGCGGTGCCCAGCGGCGGGCCGTCGAGCAGGGCAGGCCGGATCGCAGGCCGCTGTTCTCCGGGGCCGAGGGCAGGGAGCTGATCTGGCCCGACGGCACCCGTGAGCAGGTGGACACCGTGGTGCTCTGCACGGGGTACCTGCCCGCGCTGGAGTATCTGCGCCCGCTCGGCGCGCTGACCCCCGACGGCCGCCCCCGGCAGCGCCACGGCCTCTCGACCAGCCACCCCGGCCTCGCCTACGTCGGCGTGGAGGGGCAGCACACCCTGCTCTCCGCCGCGCTGCACGGCGTGGGGACGGACGCCCGTCACATCGCCCGCGGGCTGCGCGCCCACATCGTCCGCGGGGAACCGGCCCTGCGCCGCCCGGCCGTCCGGGACGGGACGGCCGGACGGCCCCGGTTCAGCCCGCCGCCTGGGGACCCCGAGCCGTCCGTTCCTCGAACGCGAAGGTCGCGGTGA
- a CDS encoding sigma-70 family RNA polymerase sigma factor: MIALRERTPDTAGAAALDRPHGCGHPVRAESCHETLREVHAIYGKMLLSLVLRFTGGDRHWAEDVVQETFLRAWRHVHQLRQEGETRNLLPWLATVARRIVINDRRRRACRPKEVEVTEGDPGFFTVPDGTSQILSRIVVLDAMAKLTSAHRRVITEVYLYRRTINEVALSTGVPPGTVKSRLHYGLRIMRAELEKRGVTA; encoded by the coding sequence GTGATTGCCCTGCGCGAGAGAACCCCGGACACCGCCGGTGCCGCCGCCCTCGACCGGCCGCACGGCTGTGGCCACCCGGTCCGGGCGGAGAGCTGCCACGAGACCCTGCGGGAGGTCCACGCCATCTACGGAAAGATGCTGCTGTCACTGGTGCTGCGGTTCACCGGAGGGGACCGCCACTGGGCCGAGGACGTGGTGCAGGAGACGTTCCTCCGCGCCTGGCGCCACGTCCACCAGCTCCGCCAGGAGGGCGAGACCCGCAATCTGCTGCCGTGGCTCGCGACCGTGGCCCGCCGGATCGTCATCAACGACCGCAGGCGCCGGGCCTGCCGGCCCAAGGAGGTCGAGGTCACGGAGGGCGACCCCGGCTTCTTCACGGTCCCCGACGGCACCAGTCAGATCCTGTCGCGGATCGTCGTCCTGGACGCCATGGCCAAGCTCACCAGCGCCCACCGGCGGGTGATCACCGAGGTGTACCTCTACCGGCGCACCATCAACGAGGTCGCCCTCAGCACCGGTGTACCGCCCGGAACGGTCAAGTCCCGGCTCCACTACGGGCTGCGGATCATGCGGGCGGAGCTGGAGAAGCGGGGCGTGACCGCCTAG
- a CDS encoding Ku protein — MRSIWNGAISFGLVSIPIKLVNATESHSISFRQIHTADGGRIRYRKVCELDEKEVPAAEIGKGYEEADGSIVPITDEDLARLPLPTAKTIEIVAFVPASEIDPLQMDAAYYLSADGVPAAKPYTLLREALKRSRKVALAKYALRGRERLGMLRVVDDVIAMHGLLWPDEIRRPEGVAPQTEVTVRDAELDLADALMDTLGEVDMDSLHDDYREAVEAMIAAKSDGGAALPGAEGDEGRGGQVIDLMAALENSVKAARKARSGGAEGEELAGVTRLETRKRAPARKAPTGRAPAGKPAAPAQKTAQKTAKKVPTEVAAKAAKKASAPARKSAAAKGTATKATAGRKAAPAKKSAPRKRASA; from the coding sequence GTGCGATCCATTTGGAACGGGGCGATCTCCTTCGGCCTGGTCAGCATCCCGATCAAGCTGGTGAACGCCACCGAGAGCCACTCGATCTCCTTCCGGCAGATCCATACCGCCGACGGCGGCCGGATTCGCTACCGGAAGGTCTGCGAGCTGGACGAGAAGGAGGTCCCGGCGGCGGAGATCGGCAAGGGGTACGAGGAGGCCGACGGCTCGATCGTCCCGATCACGGACGAGGATCTGGCCCGGCTGCCGCTGCCGACGGCGAAGACGATCGAGATCGTGGCCTTCGTCCCGGCTTCGGAGATCGACCCGCTCCAGATGGACGCGGCCTACTACCTCTCGGCGGACGGCGTCCCGGCGGCCAAGCCGTACACGCTGCTGCGCGAGGCGCTGAAGCGGAGCCGGAAGGTGGCGCTGGCGAAGTACGCGCTGCGGGGGCGGGAACGGCTGGGGATGCTCCGGGTCGTGGACGATGTGATCGCCATGCACGGGCTGCTCTGGCCGGACGAGATCCGCCGCCCCGAGGGGGTGGCCCCGCAGACCGAGGTGACGGTGCGTGACGCGGAACTGGATCTCGCGGACGCGCTGATGGACACCCTCGGCGAGGTCGACATGGACTCGCTGCACGACGACTACCGGGAGGCCGTCGAGGCCATGATCGCCGCGAAGTCCGATGGCGGGGCCGCCCTGCCCGGGGCGGAGGGCGACGAGGGGCGGGGCGGCCAGGTCATCGATCTCATGGCCGCGCTGGAGAACAGCGTCAAGGCGGCGCGCAAGGCCCGGTCCGGGGGTGCGGAGGGCGAGGAGCTGGCCGGGGTCACCCGGCTGGAGACGCGGAAGCGGGCCCCGGCGCGGAAGGCTCCGACGGGTAGGGCTCCGGCGGGGAAGCCCGCCGCCCCGGCGCAGAAGACGGCGCAGAAGACGGCGAAGAAGGTGCCGACAGAGGTGGCGGCGAAGGCGGCGAAGAAGGCTTCGGCTCCGGCGAGGAAGTCCGCCGCGGCGAAGGGCACGGCCACGAAGGCGACGGCGGGCCGGAAGGCGGCCCCCGCGAAGAAGTCCGCCCCCCGCAAGCGCGCCTCCGCCTGA